A single genomic interval of Aureliella helgolandensis harbors:
- a CDS encoding glycoside hydrolase family protein — protein MKSITIIMVAMVSAVAFTGLSASELTVREQQRISVPEAHQAVAVDATSFYAIANRTIARYAKGTDKRLASWTAPAGSAILHLNSGVVFDGKLYCANSNWPAAPLKNSVEIFDAEALQPIETIPFEEAAGAINWIERYRGSWWIVFAFYGDAEIRRTKLVRYDDQWSPTGEWTFPETVIQRFLPNSNSGGAFGPNGSLFVTGHDHAELYVLQVPQDGGELSHLATVAAPIAGQGIAWDRSDIGSLWGIVRSGHEVVTMRLSHTDEYAELRRPVEWIRDQSNPVLPPRPGEFDATRCMNPWILRDRDTYRLFYSGGHQNGKQKIGVATTPVGDVNNWTRTGPLFETGEAGSFDAHWCVLPNVVRMRDNLWHLYYTGNAGQGLGLSAFPGIGLATSNDATTWTRHGDQPVLAPSDEYGSPDAIGVAGGSVIQMPQGDGPPQWRYYYTGCPTTGNALALHQQKTICLATSTDGLHWTKLGAVLLRDPNRDYEDIGVAGPVVHLEPDGMFRMWYSAIGTRHGFYSICYAESDDGIHWRRGALSDANLQLSPIGTGWEQQMVEYPTIIREGEHLRMFYCGNGYGRTGIGTAVSK, from the coding sequence GATGCAACATCTTTCTATGCAATTGCCAATCGCACTATTGCTCGCTATGCAAAGGGAACCGACAAACGACTTGCAAGCTGGACCGCGCCGGCTGGGTCTGCAATATTACACCTCAATAGCGGTGTGGTCTTCGACGGAAAACTTTATTGTGCTAACTCGAACTGGCCCGCAGCGCCATTGAAAAACTCTGTTGAAATATTCGACGCCGAAGCCTTGCAGCCTATAGAAACAATACCGTTTGAAGAAGCGGCAGGTGCTATCAACTGGATTGAACGCTATCGAGGATCATGGTGGATCGTATTTGCATTTTACGGAGATGCCGAAATCCGCCGCACAAAGCTGGTTCGGTACGACGACCAGTGGAGCCCAACGGGAGAGTGGACCTTCCCCGAAACCGTGATTCAGCGTTTTTTGCCCAACAGCAATTCCGGTGGGGCTTTCGGTCCCAATGGAAGCCTGTTCGTGACTGGCCATGACCACGCCGAACTCTATGTCCTGCAGGTACCGCAGGACGGTGGCGAGCTAAGCCATCTCGCGACAGTTGCGGCACCGATTGCCGGTCAAGGAATCGCCTGGGATCGTAGCGACATCGGTAGCCTATGGGGTATCGTTCGCAGCGGTCATGAAGTGGTCACGATGCGTCTGTCGCATACCGATGAATACGCAGAACTACGTCGGCCCGTCGAATGGATTCGAGATCAATCCAACCCCGTTTTGCCACCACGCCCAGGCGAATTCGATGCGACGCGCTGCATGAATCCGTGGATTCTCCGTGACCGAGACACCTACCGGTTATTCTATTCCGGCGGTCATCAAAACGGAAAACAAAAGATTGGTGTCGCGACCACACCGGTCGGTGACGTTAACAATTGGACTCGGACTGGGCCTTTGTTCGAGACCGGCGAAGCGGGCTCCTTTGATGCCCATTGGTGTGTGTTGCCTAATGTCGTACGCATGCGAGACAACCTGTGGCATCTATACTATACGGGCAATGCCGGGCAAGGCTTGGGGCTGAGCGCGTTTCCTGGTATCGGGTTGGCAACGAGTAACGACGCTACTACCTGGACGCGTCATGGCGACCAACCTGTTCTCGCTCCAAGCGATGAATACGGATCTCCCGACGCGATAGGAGTCGCGGGCGGATCTGTGATTCAAATGCCACAGGGCGACGGTCCGCCGCAGTGGCGGTATTACTACACCGGTTGCCCCACAACTGGAAATGCCCTCGCTCTCCATCAGCAGAAAACGATCTGCCTGGCTACCTCAACGGATGGACTTCATTGGACCAAACTTGGAGCAGTCTTACTTCGTGATCCTAATCGCGATTATGAAGATATTGGGGTCGCCGGGCCGGTCGTACACCTGGAACCTGATGGCATGTTTCGTATGTGGTATTCGGCCATTGGAACGCGGCACGGCTTCTATTCGATTTGCTATGCCGAATCGGACGACGGGATTCACTGGCGGCGAGGTGCTCTATCCGACGCAAATCTTCAGCTATCGCCCATCGGCACCGGTTGGGAACAACAGATGGTCGAGTATCCAACGATCATTCGCGAAGGTGAGCATCTTCGCATGTTCTATTGTGGAAACGGATACGGTCGTACGGGTATCGGTACAGCCGTTTCCAAATGA